In Desulforegula conservatrix Mb1Pa, one genomic interval encodes:
- a CDS encoding tetratricopeptide repeat protein encodes MDIKEKITALVGEAKIYQSQGLLNEATELYYQIKDILNSSQIKGKEKLLEDVTKKIQMLGNRAAKFEASASQPEISSKAQELIKKLFTRSESSDSEQVALEEAIIIAKFGQFDQAIEDFTNLLGNEKVKLEAAKNILKCYIEIEAVSKATDRFHQWQQEDLFNADQLKKLRSFFENLVHKRGGATGVEEPAEETEAEEAAVSEEESLLDEDDMIDISSVGIIVESGPAKGKQIELDVSFQSGNMISLILSSKDKQLIESFSVGQKLNELHFYSPIAIFKSSGVVSAKTKISSGPKQGDYCLDIEIKSL; translated from the coding sequence ATGGATATTAAGGAAAAAATTACTGCGTTGGTGGGCGAAGCTAAGATTTATCAGTCTCAGGGGCTGCTAAATGAGGCAACTGAGCTTTACTATCAGATTAAAGACATCCTGAACAGCAGTCAGATAAAAGGCAAAGAGAAACTCCTTGAGGATGTGACAAAAAAAATACAGATGCTTGGTAACCGCGCCGCCAAATTTGAAGCATCTGCTTCCCAGCCAGAGATTTCGTCCAAAGCCCAGGAATTAATAAAAAAGCTTTTCACGCGTTCAGAATCTTCGGATTCGGAGCAGGTGGCTCTTGAAGAAGCAATCATTATTGCAAAATTTGGTCAGTTTGATCAGGCAATAGAGGATTTTACAAACCTTCTCGGGAACGAAAAGGTTAAACTTGAAGCAGCCAAGAATATTTTGAAATGCTATATTGAAATTGAGGCTGTGAGCAAGGCAACTGACCGTTTTCATCAATGGCAGCAGGAAGATCTGTTTAATGCGGATCAGTTAAAAAAGCTCCGGTCTTTTTTTGAGAATCTTGTTCACAAGAGGGGGGGGGCGACAGGTGTTGAAGAACCTGCCGAGGAGACCGAAGCAGAAGAGGCAGCGGTTTCTGAAGAGGAATCTCTTCTTGATGAAGATGATATGATAGATATCAGTTCTGTTGGTATTATCGTAGAATCAGGACCTGCAAAAGGAAAACAGATAGAGCTTGATGTCAGTTTTCAGAGCGGAAACATGATCAGTCTGATTCTTTCATCAAAGGACAAACAGCTGATTGAAAGTTTTTCGGTTGGCCAGAAGCTTAATGAGTTGCATTTTTATTCACCAATAGCTATTTTTAAAAGCTCGGGCGTGGTTTCTGCAAAAACAAAAATCAGCTCCGGTCCAAAACAAGGCGATTATTGTCTTGATATTGAAATAAAGAGCCTTTGA